In a genomic window of Streptomyces sp. BHT-5-2:
- a CDS encoding IucA/IucC family siderophore biosynthesis protein has translation MTSPTLGTPAPGTTATDVDGATADVVTAHTLLNCLVREVSGPERQVTVADGHLLVRLPRRGVLLRVALRRLSLIGAHRFSGPPERREGTVWSPLGSAALADLIRAELTLCTGADNEEFTAQVAASRATIHSVLQARRAHRPAPDAYLASEQSLVYGHRFHPTPKSRGGDPHEWLEYGPETSSRFALRYLAVRPELLRAEGDSGALDALGPGRPDHLVLPVHPWQYRMLSGHPALRTALARGDVHDLGSGGPPVAPTASVRTVYEPAADVFLKFSLNVRLTNCVRKNSAYELAGAVVLHRVVRPVFAALRARYPGCGMLGEPGYRSLDLDGDRDIHEGFGVIVREGFGRHLPPAVTPLLAAAVADEYPNSPAHISRLLARRGSDPLAWWDAYLRLLLPPVLAAYFEHGVVLEPHLQNVVVGVRPDGMPAHVLFRDLEGTKLVPERHHRTLAALDEATGGPLTYSAAHGWDRVAYCLLVNHVAEMVSALADTAPALEASLWGLVHDHIAAYAADAGDPPRLRALLSGVPLPAKANLRLRWARQADRHATYVPLPSPLSDDFTRQVTP, from the coding sequence ATGACTTCTCCGACCCTCGGCACACCGGCCCCCGGCACCACCGCCACCGACGTCGACGGCGCCACGGCGGACGTGGTGACCGCGCACACCCTCCTCAACTGCCTGGTGCGTGAGGTCTCCGGACCCGAACGCCAGGTCACCGTCGCCGACGGACACCTCCTGGTGCGTCTGCCGCGCCGCGGGGTGCTGCTGCGGGTGGCGCTGCGTCGTCTGTCGCTGATCGGCGCCCACCGCTTCAGCGGGCCGCCCGAGCGCCGCGAGGGCACCGTCTGGTCCCCGCTCGGCTCGGCCGCCCTGGCGGATCTGATCCGCGCGGAACTCACCCTGTGCACCGGCGCGGACAACGAGGAGTTCACCGCCCAGGTGGCGGCCAGCCGGGCCACCATCCACTCCGTGCTCCAGGCCCGGCGCGCCCACCGGCCCGCGCCCGACGCCTATCTCGCCTCCGAGCAGTCCCTCGTCTACGGGCACCGCTTCCACCCCACCCCCAAGTCCCGTGGCGGAGACCCACACGAGTGGCTGGAGTACGGGCCGGAGACCAGCAGCCGGTTCGCTCTGCGCTATCTCGCCGTACGTCCCGAACTGCTCCGCGCGGAAGGCGACTCCGGCGCCCTGGACGCCCTGGGTCCGGGCCGGCCGGACCACCTCGTCCTGCCCGTCCACCCGTGGCAGTACCGGATGCTGTCCGGCCACCCCGCCCTGCGTACCGCGCTCGCCCGCGGCGACGTGCACGATCTGGGCAGCGGCGGTCCGCCGGTGGCGCCCACGGCCTCGGTGCGCACCGTGTACGAGCCGGCTGCCGACGTGTTCCTGAAGTTCAGCCTGAATGTGCGCCTGACCAACTGCGTGCGGAAGAACTCCGCCTACGAGCTGGCCGGTGCGGTCGTCCTGCACAGGGTCGTCCGGCCGGTGTTCGCGGCACTGCGCGCGCGGTACCCGGGGTGCGGCATGCTGGGCGAGCCGGGCTATCGCAGCCTCGACCTCGACGGCGACCGCGATATCCACGAGGGTTTCGGGGTGATCGTGCGCGAGGGCTTCGGCCGGCATCTGCCGCCCGCCGTCACCCCCCTGCTGGCCGCCGCCGTCGCCGACGAGTACCCCAACAGCCCGGCGCACATCTCCCGGCTCCTGGCCCGCCGGGGCTCCGACCCGCTGGCCTGGTGGGACGCCTATCTCCGCCTGTTGCTGCCGCCGGTCCTGGCCGCGTACTTCGAGCACGGCGTGGTCCTGGAGCCGCATCTGCAGAACGTGGTCGTCGGCGTGCGCCCGGACGGCATGCCCGCACACGTCCTCTTCCGCGACCTGGAAGGCACCAAGCTCGTCCCCGAGCGCCACCACCGGACGCTGGCCGCGCTGGACGAGGCGACCGGCGGCCCGCTCACCTACAGCGCCGCCCACGGCTGGGACCGCGTCGCATACTGCCTGCTGGTCAACCACGTCGCGGAAATGGTCAGCGCACTGGCCGACACCGCACCCGCGCTGGAGGCGTCCCTGTGGGGGCTGGTCCACGACCACATCGCGGCCTATGCGGCCGACGCGGGCGACCCGCCCAGGCTGCGGGCGCTGCTGTCCGGCGTGCCACTGCCCGCCAAGGCCAACCTCCGGTTGCGCTGGGCCCGCCAGGCGGACCGGCACGCCACCTATGTGCCGCTGCCCAGTCCGCTGTCCGACGACTTCACCCGGCAGGTGACCCCGTGA
- a CDS encoding response regulator transcription factor — protein MRVLLIEDDNAIAEPLAEGLGRYGFVIDRVGTGAAALAAPVPDMVLLDLGLPDMDGIDVCRTLRTRSRVPIIMITARGDETDRVVGLELGADDYLSKPFGIRELVARMRAVTRRAHLTDTTAHDMTPGDGVRPVRSAPQRVGDLVIDRRTRKVHVAGEHVALAPKEFALLALLCEDPGAVYSRQHILDTVWDPNYFGPTKTLDVHIAALRRKLGSPAWIETVRGVGFRLTAPGAGGEDHR, from the coding sequence ATGCGGGTGCTGCTCATCGAGGACGACAACGCCATCGCCGAACCCCTGGCCGAGGGCCTGGGCCGCTACGGCTTCGTGATCGACCGGGTCGGCACCGGAGCGGCCGCGCTCGCCGCTCCGGTGCCCGACATGGTCCTGCTCGACCTCGGGCTGCCCGACATGGACGGCATCGACGTCTGCCGTACCCTGCGCACCCGCTCCCGTGTGCCGATCATCATGATCACCGCGCGGGGTGACGAGACCGACCGCGTCGTCGGCCTCGAACTGGGCGCCGACGACTACCTCTCCAAGCCCTTCGGGATCAGGGAGCTCGTCGCCCGCATGCGCGCCGTCACCCGCCGCGCCCACCTCACCGACACGACGGCCCACGACATGACGCCCGGTGACGGGGTGCGCCCCGTCCGCAGCGCACCGCAGCGCGTCGGAGACCTCGTCATCGACCGACGGACCAGGAAGGTCCACGTCGCGGGGGAGCATGTCGCGCTCGCCCCGAAGGAGTTCGCCCTCCTCGCCCTGCTCTGCGAGGACCCCGGCGCCGTCTACTCTCGCCAGCACATTCTCGACACCGTCTGGGACCCCAACTACTTCGGCCCGACCAAGACCCTCGATGTCCACATCGCCGCCCTGCGCCGCAAACTCGGCAGCCCCGCCTGGATCGAGACCGTCCGGGGAGTCGGCTTCCGGCTGACCGCCCCCGGCGCCGGAGGCGAGGACCACCGGTGA
- a CDS encoding IucA/IucC family siderophore biosynthesis protein: MRELEDLRPAPSVAHDDPLQVAADEVRAARPELTGPFLRSLPGAQATVLGRLWGAFAREPLPGIAGRRRTGGTLTVSLEDGGCLTGDAVFAERFVRTPPGFAVETPAGPVSDPVRLLAWLGLRTPAARTLGAELANSVANLALARAAVGAGLPVVRDSVDAEQAVVDGHPQHPCCRTRTGLSVAEVLAYAPEHRPLVDMPLLAVPAHRWQQAGAWPAELRDDDTVLVPLHPWQRDHVLPRFAGLPLSGRSLTARPLMSLRTLAPLTALPGHHVKTSLDVQLTNYRRTIAPAEVADGPALSDLVAAVVDKSGHADRLCVLRELGGGAVRVDGRPCPSLASMVRESSDRYTGPDEIAAPLTAVHATEAALITGDAADWLGEFAELVLPPALTLLSMGVALEAHGQNTLVVLRQGRPVRVLYRDLDGVRVSGRRLAACGLELPRLAGSRAGEDPFALRTKLFGALLSGVFGELVAVLTRARGADPDDLWAVVAGVARRVFAALRTEDGDEEAFFAAAWPLKATTAMRLADTPGMAQWVEVPNPVAAQRGGVRGEARR, from the coding sequence ATGCGAGAGCTCGAAGACCTCCGCCCGGCCCCGTCCGTGGCGCACGACGATCCGCTCCAGGTGGCGGCCGATGAAGTACGAGCAGCCCGGCCCGAGTTGACGGGGCCCTTCTTACGTTCCCTGCCCGGAGCGCAGGCCACGGTGCTGGGGCGCCTGTGGGGGGCGTTCGCCCGGGAGCCGCTGCCGGGAATCGCCGGCCGGCGCCGCACCGGTGGCACCCTGACCGTCTCCCTGGAGGACGGCGGGTGTCTGACGGGCGACGCGGTCTTCGCCGAGCGGTTCGTCCGGACGCCGCCCGGCTTCGCCGTGGAAACACCGGCGGGACCGGTGTCGGACCCGGTGCGGCTGCTGGCCTGGCTGGGCCTGCGCACGCCGGCGGCCCGCACACTGGGTGCCGAGCTGGCCAACAGCGTGGCCAACCTGGCCCTGGCCCGGGCCGCCGTCGGAGCCGGCCTGCCCGTGGTGCGCGACAGCGTGGACGCCGAACAGGCCGTGGTCGACGGCCACCCCCAGCACCCGTGCTGCCGGACCCGCACCGGTCTGTCGGTGGCCGAGGTGCTGGCCTACGCACCCGAGCACCGGCCCCTGGTCGACATGCCCTTGCTGGCCGTTCCCGCCCACCGGTGGCAGCAGGCCGGCGCCTGGCCGGCGGAACTGCGCGACGACGACACCGTGCTGGTGCCGCTGCATCCCTGGCAGCGCGACCATGTCCTCCCACGGTTCGCGGGCCTGCCGCTCTCCGGGAGGTCGCTCACGGCGCGTCCGCTGATGTCCCTGCGGACCCTCGCCCCGCTGACCGCCCTGCCCGGCCACCACGTCAAGACATCGCTGGACGTGCAGCTGACCAACTACCGACGCACCATCGCTCCGGCGGAGGTCGCCGACGGTCCCGCGCTGTCCGACCTGGTGGCGGCGGTCGTCGACAAGTCCGGCCACGCGGACCGGCTGTGTGTGCTTCGGGAGCTGGGCGGCGGAGCCGTGCGCGTGGACGGCCGGCCGTGCCCGTCCCTGGCCTCGATGGTGCGGGAGTCGAGCGACCGGTACACGGGCCCGGACGAGATCGCCGCCCCCCTGACCGCCGTCCACGCCACCGAAGCCGCACTGATCACCGGTGACGCGGCGGACTGGCTCGGGGAGTTCGCGGAACTGGTGCTGCCACCCGCCCTGACGCTGCTGTCCATGGGGGTCGCACTGGAGGCGCACGGGCAGAACACGCTGGTGGTGCTTCGGCAGGGCCGCCCGGTACGGGTGCTGTACCGGGATCTGGACGGCGTGCGGGTGAGCGGACGGCGCCTGGCCGCCTGCGGACTCGAACTGCCGCGGCTGGCCGGGAGCCGTGCGGGCGAGGACCCGTTCGCACTGCGGACCAAGCTGTTCGGCGCACTGCTGAGCGGCGTGTTCGGCGAGCTGGTGGCCGTGCTGACCCGGGCGCGCGGAGCCGATCCCGACGACCTGTGGGCCGTGGTCGCCGGCGTCGCCCGGAGGGTCTTCGCCGCGCTGCGTACCGAGGACGGTGACGAGGAGGCGTTCTTCGCCGCCGCCTGGCCGTTGAAGGCCACCACCGCCATGCGACTGGCCGACACCCCCGGCATGGCCCAGTGGGTGGAGGTGCCCAACCCGGTGGCCGCCCAGCGCGGTGGCGTCCGAGGGGAGGCCCGGCGATGA
- a CDS encoding MFS transporter: MLPGAAAEATQAETPPPEQAAPHALRVRAFRRYVLGQLVSNTGTWMHRAAQDWLVLQLTGHSGTAVGIVTALQFLPQSLLGLWGGVIADRYPKRTLLLLTQSLMAGQALLLGALTLGGTVRVWHVYALATALGAATALDGPARNAFIGELVGRARLPSAVSVNAAQFNAARFLGPAVAGVVIAALGSGWVFLLNAFSYAAVLAGLATMRPPDPAATRRRAANGVRLTDALRHIRATPPLRRTIALTAVIGTFCLNFQVTISLLAVTEFHTGAAAFGALSAAYAAGSLLGALRAAGRSRPPSLRLLVGWAAGFGLLEAAAGVMPTPVACAVVLVPTGAAAVLVTTMANTLVQLSTDPGMRGRVLSVYFLVLLGGTPFGAPLIGWIAQTFGARYGLVLGGAAGLLAAGAVAVSCPAPAHPKGEACRDPAVGGRRDV; encoded by the coding sequence ATGTTGCCCGGCGCCGCGGCTGAGGCCACGCAGGCGGAGACCCCACCGCCCGAGCAGGCCGCGCCGCATGCGCTCCGCGTCCGCGCCTTCCGCCGGTACGTGCTCGGCCAGTTGGTGTCCAACACCGGAACGTGGATGCACCGGGCCGCGCAGGACTGGCTGGTCCTCCAGCTCACCGGACACAGCGGCACCGCCGTCGGCATCGTCACCGCTCTTCAGTTCCTCCCCCAGAGCCTGCTCGGCCTGTGGGGAGGCGTCATCGCCGACCGGTACCCCAAACGCACCCTGTTGCTCCTCACCCAGAGTCTGATGGCCGGTCAGGCCCTGCTCCTGGGAGCACTGACGCTCGGCGGCACGGTGCGGGTCTGGCACGTCTACGCCCTGGCCACGGCCCTCGGGGCGGCCACCGCGCTGGACGGGCCGGCGCGCAACGCCTTCATCGGCGAGTTGGTCGGCCGCGCACGGCTGCCCAGCGCGGTCAGCGTGAACGCGGCGCAGTTCAACGCCGCCCGCTTCCTGGGGCCGGCCGTCGCCGGGGTGGTCATCGCCGCCCTCGGCAGCGGCTGGGTCTTCCTGCTGAACGCCTTCTCGTACGCGGCGGTCCTCGCCGGGCTGGCGACCATGCGCCCGCCCGACCCCGCCGCCACGCGCCGTCGGGCGGCGAACGGCGTACGGCTGACCGACGCCCTGCGCCATATCCGCGCCACTCCCCCGCTGCGCCGCACCATCGCCCTGACCGCCGTCATCGGCACCTTCTGCCTGAACTTCCAGGTGACGATCTCCCTCCTGGCGGTCACCGAATTCCACACCGGCGCGGCGGCGTTCGGCGCGCTGTCCGCCGCCTATGCCGCGGGCAGTCTGCTCGGGGCGCTGCGGGCCGCGGGCCGCAGCCGACCGCCGTCGCTGCGGCTGCTCGTGGGGTGGGCCGCGGGGTTCGGTCTGCTCGAAGCCGCGGCCGGCGTCATGCCCACGCCCGTCGCATGTGCCGTGGTGCTGGTTCCGACCGGAGCCGCCGCCGTCCTGGTGACCACCATGGCGAACACGCTCGTCCAGCTCAGCACCGATCCGGGCATGCGCGGACGCGTGCTGTCCGTCTATTTCCTCGTCCTCCTCGGGGGCACCCCCTTCGGCGCCCCCCTGATCGGCTGGATCGCCCAGACCTTCGGCGCCCGGTACGGGCTCGTCCTCGGCGGGGCGGCCGGTCTGCTGGCCGCCGGGGCGGTGGCCGTGAGCTGCCCGGCCCCCGCTCACCCGAAAGGGGAAGCCTGCCGTGATCCAGCCGTCGGCGGCCGTCGAGATGTGTGA
- a CDS encoding DJ-1/PfpI family protein codes for MTTYGLLLFEAAEELDFVGPWEVFTSSGMIREQQNTAERPDTTVLIAERPGPVRCSKGMRVLPDRTFDDHPPLDVLLVPGGNGTRTQVSNPALVEWIGKTSAQAAWTTGVCTGSLLLHEAGPARGRRVATHHAFEDTLQAREDITVVRDARYVVDGQLVTSQGVSAGIDMALWLIGRLHGRDHARAVRRYIQYEPAPPYLSDEPSGRC; via the coding sequence ATGACGACCTATGGACTGCTGTTGTTCGAGGCAGCCGAGGAACTGGACTTCGTCGGGCCCTGGGAGGTGTTCACCTCCTCCGGCATGATCCGCGAGCAGCAGAACACCGCCGAGCGGCCGGACACCACCGTGCTGATCGCCGAGCGGCCGGGCCCCGTCCGTTGCAGCAAGGGCATGCGGGTGCTGCCCGACCGCACCTTCGACGACCACCCGCCGCTCGACGTGCTGCTCGTGCCCGGCGGGAACGGCACCCGGACCCAGGTGTCCAACCCCGCACTCGTCGAGTGGATCGGCAAGACCTCCGCCCAGGCCGCCTGGACCACCGGCGTGTGCACCGGCTCCCTGCTGCTGCACGAGGCCGGCCCGGCCCGCGGCCGCCGAGTGGCCACCCATCACGCCTTCGAGGACACTCTTCAGGCACGCGAGGACATCACCGTCGTCCGCGACGCACGCTATGTGGTCGACGGCCAACTGGTCACCAGCCAGGGCGTGTCCGCCGGCATCGACATGGCCCTGTGGCTGATCGGCCGACTGCACGGCCGCGACCACGCCCGCGCGGTGCGCCGTTACATCCAGTACGAGCCCGCACCGCCCTACCTCTCCGACGAGCCGTCGGGCCGCTGCTGA
- a CDS encoding HAMP domain-containing sensor histidine kinase: MIHRVLLSYLTLTVLVLLTLEIPFGILYARSRTSALTTTLERDAVVLAELAEEDIEHADTRALPHLLNGAIRRDHTQAVVVDRHGTVLTTAPTAPSPPARNLAGAPDIIAALHNHRTSGTTRDPLSGGEARYVTVPAASGPTVRGAVRITAPTRGTTARIHTAWALLAGAGLAVLAAMTAIGLTLARWTTRPVRKLERATAQLADGTLTEPPAADVGPRELRRLAATFNRTATRLQHLLRAQHRFAADASHQLKTPLTALRLRLENLEPDINADARHHLDQAIAETDRLVRMIHGLLALARLEEDHTAPTPVDADAVVHDRVETWSAFATDLDVTLRLTGAPTGHVQAIPGALEQILDNLLANALRATPPGSTVTLHRAPARAPHHRTAPPAQLHIIDQGPGMTTAERERAFDRFWRAPNTSPGGTGLGLTIARQLAQASGGSIELHAHPTGGLDAVIQLHPTSRPHGNRAG; encoded by the coding sequence GTGATCCACCGCGTCCTGCTCAGCTATCTCACCCTCACCGTGCTCGTGCTGCTCACCCTGGAGATCCCCTTCGGGATCCTCTACGCGCGCAGCCGGACCTCCGCGCTCACCACCACCCTCGAACGCGACGCGGTCGTCCTGGCCGAACTCGCCGAGGAGGACATCGAGCACGCCGACACCCGTGCGCTGCCCCACCTGCTGAACGGCGCCATCCGACGCGACCACACCCAGGCCGTGGTCGTCGACCGGCACGGAACCGTGCTCACCACCGCCCCCACGGCCCCCTCCCCACCGGCACGGAACCTCGCCGGCGCACCGGACATCATCGCCGCACTGCACAACCACCGCACCAGTGGCACCACCCGCGACCCCCTCTCAGGCGGCGAGGCCCGCTATGTCACCGTGCCCGCCGCCTCCGGGCCCACCGTCCGCGGAGCCGTCCGGATCACCGCCCCCACCCGCGGCACCACCGCACGCATCCACACCGCCTGGGCCCTGCTGGCCGGCGCCGGGCTCGCCGTCCTCGCGGCCATGACGGCGATAGGGCTCACGCTCGCCCGATGGACCACCCGGCCGGTGCGCAAGCTCGAACGCGCCACCGCCCAGCTCGCCGACGGCACCCTGACCGAGCCCCCCGCAGCCGACGTCGGCCCGCGCGAACTCCGCCGCCTGGCCGCCACGTTCAACCGCACCGCCACCCGCCTGCAGCACCTCCTCCGCGCCCAGCACCGGTTCGCCGCCGACGCCTCCCACCAGCTCAAGACCCCCCTGACCGCGCTCCGCCTCCGCCTGGAGAACCTCGAACCCGACATCAACGCCGACGCCCGCCACCATCTCGACCAGGCCATCGCCGAGACCGACCGCCTGGTGCGCATGATCCACGGGCTGCTCGCCCTGGCCCGCCTGGAGGAAGACCACACCGCCCCCACCCCCGTCGACGCCGACGCCGTGGTCCACGACCGGGTCGAGACCTGGTCGGCCTTCGCCACCGACCTCGACGTCACCCTCCGGCTCACCGGCGCACCCACCGGCCACGTCCAGGCCATCCCCGGAGCCCTGGAGCAGATCCTCGACAACCTCCTGGCCAACGCGCTGCGCGCCACGCCCCCCGGCAGCACCGTCACCCTCCACCGCGCCCCGGCCCGGGCCCCGCACCACCGGACCGCTCCACCCGCGCAACTCCACATCATCGACCAGGGCCCCGGCATGACCACCGCCGAACGGGAGCGCGCCTTCGACCGCTTCTGGCGCGCGCCCAACACCTCCCCCGGCGGCACCGGCCTCGGCCTGACCATCGCCCGCCAACTCGCCCAGGCCAGCGGCGGATCCATCGAACTCCACGCCCACCCCACCGGCGGCCTGGACGCCGTGATCCAGCTGCACCCCACCTCCCGTCCCCACGGCAACCGAGCCGGGTGA
- a CDS encoding type III PLP-dependent enzyme — translation MKAHLEDHLRRLADDGLPAYVHDLAGLRHHVRTIREALPERVELFYAAKANPDPRLLRVLRDVVDGFEVASGGELRHVCEELPRARLAFGGPGKSAPELAQALDVGVERLHVESEHELQMLGALAAARPVEVLLRVNLPIGLGAVSLAMGGRPSPFGIDPTRLDACLRLLAAHPGIRLRGVHAHLASGLDAVAQLRIAEHVITWAVEWARSRGIRLHEVNIGGGMGVDYADPGRRFDWPAFGSGLRRILADHPGLRVRIEPGRSVSAYCGWYVTRVLDVKHSHGEAFAVLAGGTHHLRTPAAKGHDQPFEVVARDDWPWPWARPAVADEPVTLVGQLCTPKDVLARRAPVGRLRAGDRVAFAMAGAYAWNISHHDFLMHPAPGFHYLDTASPDSVPPDPVRPDSARPDCEAPPPTVHAQPSGGGHVARRRG, via the coding sequence GTGAAGGCACACCTGGAAGACCACCTGCGGCGCCTGGCGGACGACGGACTTCCCGCCTACGTCCACGACTTGGCCGGACTGCGCCACCATGTCCGCACCATCCGGGAAGCACTGCCCGAACGGGTGGAGTTGTTCTACGCCGCCAAGGCGAACCCGGATCCCCGGCTGCTGCGGGTCCTGCGGGACGTCGTCGACGGCTTCGAGGTCGCCTCGGGCGGCGAACTCCGGCATGTCTGCGAGGAGTTGCCCCGGGCCCGCCTCGCCTTCGGCGGACCGGGAAAGTCGGCTCCGGAACTGGCACAGGCACTGGACGTCGGGGTGGAGCGACTGCACGTCGAGAGCGAGCACGAACTGCAGATGCTCGGCGCGCTCGCCGCGGCCCGCCCCGTGGAGGTGCTCCTGCGGGTCAATCTGCCCATCGGCCTGGGAGCGGTGTCGTTGGCGATGGGCGGGCGGCCCAGTCCCTTCGGCATCGACCCCACCCGCCTGGATGCCTGTCTGCGGCTCCTGGCCGCCCACCCGGGCATCCGGCTGCGGGGTGTGCACGCGCATCTGGCCTCCGGTCTGGATGCCGTGGCACAGCTGCGGATCGCCGAGCACGTGATCACCTGGGCCGTGGAGTGGGCCCGCTCCCGAGGCATCCGGCTGCACGAGGTCAACATCGGCGGAGGAATGGGCGTCGACTACGCCGATCCGGGGCGCCGCTTCGACTGGCCGGCCTTCGGCAGCGGCCTGCGCCGCATCCTGGCGGACCACCCGGGGCTGAGGGTGCGCATCGAACCAGGCCGGTCGGTGAGCGCGTACTGCGGCTGGTACGTGACCCGGGTCCTCGACGTCAAGCACAGTCACGGCGAGGCGTTCGCCGTGCTGGCCGGGGGCACCCATCATCTGCGCACTCCGGCCGCCAAGGGCCACGACCAGCCCTTCGAGGTCGTGGCCCGTGACGACTGGCCCTGGCCGTGGGCACGGCCGGCCGTCGCCGACGAACCGGTGACGCTGGTGGGGCAGTTGTGCACTCCCAAGGACGTCCTGGCCCGACGCGCACCCGTCGGGCGGCTGCGGGCGGGCGACCGCGTGGCGTTCGCGATGGCCGGCGCCTACGCCTGGAACATCTCCCACCACGACTTCCTCATGCACCCGGCGCCCGGGTTCCACTACCTGGACACCGCGTCACCGGATTCCGTACCCCCGGATCCCGTTCGCCCGGATTCCGCTCGCCCGGACTGCGAGGCGCCCCCGCCCACCGTGCACGCCCAGCCGTCCGGGGGAGGCCATGTTGCCCGGCGCCGCGGCTGA
- a CDS encoding GlxA family transcriptional regulator: MQQRRIVFVVFDGFQALDLVGPQEVFQYAGKLAGGYDCQVLAPAAGPVRSSSGLAVHAGHGVADLGPDGIDTLVVVGGNGVDHAVGDATLTGWIAAAGKSARRVTSVCSGVFLLAAAGLADGRRVTTHWSRAGQLVRQHPELKVDCDPIFIRDGRVWTSAGVTAGMDLALALVEDDLGQDIARAVAQELVLFLRRPGNQSQFSVPLWSRQPSTDPIRAAVSAIHADPRARHGISDLATHAGLSTRHLQRRFTAELGTPPAAYVEQVRVEAARRALVEGDDPVEAIAHHCGFGTAETLRRSFHRHVGVAPSEYRDRFRSMNTKEFA; encoded by the coding sequence GTGCAGCAACGTCGCATTGTCTTCGTGGTCTTCGACGGCTTCCAGGCCCTGGATCTGGTCGGTCCGCAGGAGGTGTTCCAGTACGCGGGAAAGCTCGCAGGGGGTTACGACTGTCAGGTCCTGGCACCCGCCGCCGGGCCCGTCCGGTCCTCCAGCGGCCTGGCCGTACACGCCGGGCACGGTGTGGCCGACCTGGGGCCGGACGGCATCGACACCCTGGTGGTGGTGGGCGGCAACGGCGTCGACCACGCCGTCGGGGACGCCACGCTGACCGGATGGATCGCCGCGGCCGGGAAGTCCGCCCGCCGCGTCACCTCCGTGTGCAGCGGAGTGTTCCTGCTGGCGGCCGCCGGGCTCGCCGACGGCCGCCGGGTCACCACCCATTGGTCCCGGGCCGGGCAGCTGGTCCGGCAGCACCCTGAGCTGAAGGTGGACTGCGACCCGATCTTCATCAGGGACGGGCGGGTGTGGACCTCGGCCGGGGTGACCGCCGGCATGGATCTCGCGCTCGCCCTGGTGGAGGACGACCTCGGCCAGGACATCGCCCGGGCCGTCGCCCAGGAACTGGTGCTCTTCCTGCGCCGACCGGGCAACCAGTCGCAGTTCAGCGTGCCGCTGTGGTCGCGCCAGCCGTCCACCGACCCGATCCGGGCCGCGGTGTCGGCGATCCACGCCGACCCCCGGGCCCGGCACGGCATATCCGACCTGGCCACGCACGCCGGCCTGAGCACCCGTCATCTCCAGCGCCGGTTCACCGCCGAACTCGGCACGCCCCCGGCGGCTTACGTGGAGCAGGTGCGCGTGGAGGCGGCACGCCGGGCCCTGGTCGAAGGCGACGATCCCGTCGAGGCCATCGCCCACCACTGCGGCTTCGGTACCGCGGAGACGCTGCGCCGCTCCTTCCACCGGCACGTCGGCGTGGCACCGTCCGAGTACCGGGACCGTTTCCGATCCATGAACACGAAAGAGTTTGCATGA